One Actinospica robiniae DSM 44927 genomic region harbors:
- the ruvB gene encoding Holliday junction branch migration DNA helicase RuvB has translation MPENRILDGGADQEERAAEAALRPKTLADFVGQHKVRQQLELVLHGAKGRGATPDHILLAGPPGLGKTTLSMIIANELGVPIRITSGPAIQHAGDLAAILSSLAEGEVLFLDEIHRMSRPAEEMLYMAMEDFRVDVIVGKGPGATAIPLELPPFTLVGATTRSGLLPAPLRDRFGFTAHMEFYEPADLEQVVHRSARLLDLDVDAEAAAEIASRSRGTPRIANRLLRRVRDFAEVKGDGRGTVEAARAALAVYEVDERGLDRLDRAVLGALLNLFQGGPVGLSTLAVAIGEETDTVEEVAEPFLVRQGLLARTPRGRIATAAAWRHLGLPMPRTAPGAGQGSLFGAEQE, from the coding sequence ATGCCGGAGAACCGCATCCTGGACGGTGGCGCCGACCAGGAGGAACGCGCCGCCGAGGCCGCGCTGCGCCCGAAGACCCTGGCCGACTTCGTCGGCCAGCACAAGGTGCGCCAGCAGCTCGAGCTGGTGCTGCACGGGGCCAAGGGCCGCGGCGCCACCCCCGACCACATCCTGCTGGCCGGTCCGCCCGGGCTCGGCAAGACCACCCTGTCCATGATCATCGCCAACGAGCTCGGCGTGCCGATCCGGATCACCTCAGGCCCGGCCATCCAGCACGCCGGCGACCTCGCCGCGATCCTCTCCTCGCTCGCCGAGGGCGAGGTGCTCTTCCTGGACGAGATCCACCGGATGTCCCGGCCGGCCGAAGAGATGCTCTACATGGCCATGGAGGACTTCCGGGTCGACGTCATCGTCGGCAAGGGCCCCGGCGCCACCGCCATCCCGCTCGAACTGCCGCCGTTCACCCTCGTCGGCGCCACCACCCGCTCCGGCCTGCTCCCGGCTCCGCTGCGCGACCGCTTCGGCTTCACCGCGCACATGGAGTTCTACGAGCCGGCCGACCTCGAGCAGGTGGTGCACCGCTCGGCCCGGCTGCTCGACCTCGACGTCGACGCCGAGGCCGCCGCCGAGATCGCCTCCCGTTCCCGCGGCACCCCGCGTATCGCCAACCGGCTGCTGCGCCGGGTGCGCGACTTCGCCGAGGTCAAGGGGGACGGCCGGGGCACGGTCGAGGCGGCCCGCGCGGCCCTCGCTGTGTACGAGGTGGACGAGCGCGGCCTCGACCGGCTGGACCGCGCCGTGCTCGGCGCGCTACTCAACCTGTTCCAGGGCGGACCGGTCGGCCTCTCCACGCTCGCGGTCGCGATCGGCGAGGAGACCGACACGGTCGAAGAGGTGGCCGAGCCGTTCCTGGTGCGCCAGGGCCTGCTCGCCCGCACCCCGCGCGGCCGGATCGCCACCGCCGCGGCGTGGCGCCACCTCGGCCTGCCGATGCCGCGCACCGCGCCCGGCGCCGGCCAGGGTTCGCTCTTCGGAGCCGAGCAGGAGTGA
- the ruvA gene encoding Holliday junction branch migration protein RuvA, which translates to MISFVEGQVVSLGPDGAVVLVGGVGLLVHCNPDTLAELTAGQSARLHTSLVVREDSLTLYGFGTDDERVVFEVAQTASGVGPRVAMAMLATHRPDTLRTIFATQDLKALTLVPGIGPKGAQKLLIELKGRLGDPTGKVPASREGEAAPGVTPWRGQLLEALTGLGWSARDAEGALTEVEPLAAEAEARGESPQLPVLLRAALRSMRR; encoded by the coding sequence GTGATCAGCTTTGTGGAGGGCCAGGTCGTCTCGCTCGGCCCCGACGGCGCGGTCGTCCTGGTGGGCGGGGTGGGCCTGCTGGTGCACTGCAACCCGGACACCCTCGCCGAGCTGACGGCCGGTCAGTCCGCGCGCCTGCACACCAGCCTGGTGGTGCGGGAGGACTCCCTCACCCTCTACGGCTTCGGCACGGACGACGAGCGGGTGGTGTTCGAGGTGGCGCAGACCGCCAGCGGCGTCGGCCCGCGGGTGGCCATGGCCATGCTCGCCACCCACCGCCCGGACACCCTGCGCACCATCTTCGCCACCCAGGACCTCAAAGCCCTCACCCTCGTGCCGGGCATCGGGCCCAAGGGGGCGCAGAAGCTTCTGATCGAACTCAAGGGCCGGCTCGGCGATCCGACCGGCAAGGTTCCGGCCAGCCGCGAGGGCGAGGCGGCCCCGGGCGTCACCCCCTGGCGCGGCCAGCTGCTCGAGGCCCTCACCGGCCTCGGCTGGAGCGCCCGGGACGCGGAGGGCGCGCTGACCGAGGTGGAGCCGCTCGCGGCCGAGGCCGAGGCCCGCGGCGAGAGCCCGCAGCTGCCGGTGCTGCTGCGCGCCGCGCTGCGCTCGATGCGGCGATAG
- the ruvC gene encoding crossover junction endodeoxyribonuclease RuvC, translated as MRVLGVDPGLTRMGIGLVDGRLGAPLKMVAAGVIRTPVGAPIHERLLAVDVQIAEWFEQYQPDAVAVERMFAQEGVRTIMGTAQAAGVAMVAAARRGLPVALHTPSEVKAAVTGDGRAQKEQVAAMVVRVLKLSEAPKPVDATDALALAICHVWRGGAADRIAEAMEKRGLSVPSGSVPLHRVRGRERGSGFR; from the coding sequence ATGCGCGTGCTCGGAGTGGACCCAGGCCTGACCCGGATGGGCATCGGCCTCGTCGACGGCCGCCTCGGCGCCCCGCTCAAGATGGTCGCCGCTGGCGTCATCCGCACTCCGGTCGGCGCCCCCATCCACGAGCGGCTGCTCGCGGTCGACGTCCAGATCGCCGAGTGGTTCGAGCAATACCAGCCGGACGCGGTGGCGGTGGAGCGGATGTTCGCGCAGGAGGGCGTGCGCACCATCATGGGCACGGCGCAGGCCGCCGGTGTGGCCATGGTGGCGGCCGCGCGGCGCGGGCTGCCGGTCGCCCTGCACACCCCCAGCGAGGTCAAGGCCGCGGTGACCGGTGACGGGCGGGCGCAGAAGGAGCAGGTCGCCGCGATGGTCGTCAGGGTGCTCAAACTCAGCGAGGCACCCAAACCGGTGGACGCCACCGACGCGCTGGCGCTGGCCATCTGCCACGTCTGGCGCGGCGGCGCGGCCGACCGGATCGCCGAGGCCATGGAGAAGCGGGGTCTGTCGGTGCCTTCCGGTAGCGTTCCCTTGCACAGGGTTCGCGGGCGCGAACGCGGGAGTGGATTCAGGTGA
- a CDS encoding SigE family RNA polymerase sigma factor — protein MRIRGVDHEPEEDFAEFYRRCADACLRAVYASVGDKSLAEDLTAEAFARAYASWRKVSQHPAPKAWVMRTALNTHVSWWRRRRREVAWDAGLDRADGAEPALALDPAIRTALRALPTRQRQVLALRIFLDLDTATTAEVLGIAPGTVTTHLSRATAALRDALAPAREQEPIR, from the coding sequence ATGCGTATCAGGGGTGTGGACCACGAACCCGAAGAGGATTTCGCAGAGTTCTACCGCAGGTGCGCCGATGCCTGCCTGCGTGCCGTCTACGCGTCGGTCGGCGACAAGTCGCTGGCCGAGGACCTGACGGCGGAGGCGTTCGCCCGAGCGTACGCGTCCTGGCGCAAGGTCTCGCAGCATCCGGCGCCCAAGGCATGGGTGATGCGGACGGCTTTGAACACGCATGTGTCCTGGTGGCGGCGACGAAGGCGCGAAGTGGCCTGGGATGCCGGGCTCGATCGGGCCGACGGCGCCGAGCCGGCTCTCGCACTCGACCCGGCCATCCGTACCGCGCTGCGTGCTCTGCCCACTCGTCAGCGGCAGGTGCTGGCCCTGCGGATCTTCCTCGATCTCGACACCGCGACCACGGCCGAGGTTCTCGGGATAGCGCCCGGCACGGTCACCACACACCTCTCCCGAGCCACTGCCGCCTTGCGCGACGCGTTGGCCCCGGCACGCGAACAGGAGCCGATCAGATGA
- a CDS encoding YebC/PmpR family DNA-binding transcriptional regulator, which produces MSGHSKWATTKHKKAVIDAKRGKLFAKMIKNIEVAARTGGGDPAGNPTLFDAIQKAKKSSVPNDNIDRAVKRGSGAEAGGADWQTIMYEGYGPNGVALLIECLTDNRNRAASEVRVAMTRNGGSMADPGSVSYLFGRKGQVIVPKADGVSEDSLLEVVLEAGAEEVNDAGEAFEIISEPGDLIPVRTALQQAKIEYDSAESPFMPSVQVQLDEEGARKIFKLIDALEDSDDVQNVFANFDVSDEIMAILDEE; this is translated from the coding sequence ATGTCGGGCCACTCCAAGTGGGCGACCACGAAGCACAAGAAGGCCGTGATCGACGCCAAGCGCGGCAAGCTCTTCGCCAAGATGATCAAGAACATCGAGGTGGCCGCGCGCACCGGCGGCGGCGACCCGGCGGGCAACCCGACGCTGTTCGACGCGATTCAGAAGGCGAAGAAGAGCTCGGTCCCCAACGACAACATCGACCGCGCGGTCAAGCGCGGCTCCGGGGCCGAGGCCGGCGGCGCCGACTGGCAGACCATCATGTACGAGGGCTACGGCCCGAACGGCGTGGCCCTGCTGATCGAGTGTCTGACCGACAACCGCAACCGGGCCGCCTCCGAGGTCCGGGTGGCGATGACCCGCAACGGCGGCTCGATGGCCGACCCCGGCTCGGTCTCCTACCTGTTCGGCCGCAAGGGCCAGGTCATCGTGCCCAAGGCGGACGGGGTCAGCGAGGACTCGCTGCTCGAGGTGGTGCTCGAGGCGGGCGCCGAGGAGGTCAACGACGCGGGCGAGGCATTCGAGATCATCTCCGAGCCCGGCGACCTGATCCCGGTGCGCACCGCGCTGCAGCAGGCGAAGATCGAGTACGACTCGGCCGAGTCTCCGTTCATGCCGAGCGTGCAGGTGCAGCTGGACGAAGAGGGCGCGCGCAAGATCTTCAAGCTCATCGACGCCCTCGAGGACAGCGACGACGTGCAGAACGTCTTCGCCAACTTCGACGTCAGCGACGAGATCATGGCGATCCTCGACGAGGAGTAG
- the pdxT gene encoding pyridoxal 5'-phosphate synthase glutaminase subunit PdxT — translation MNDVTIGVLALQGDVREHAASLAAVGARAVPVRRASELDALDGLVIPGGESTAMWKLATAFDLFEPIRKRLSEGLPAYGSCAGMIMLADHVLDAVEGQQTFGGIAITVRRNAFGRQVDSFEGPIDFAGIDDQLHGVFIRAPWVEAVDEGASGVEVLARVSGAPAPGGAGSATGEETAHHPFAGRIVAVRQGNLLATSFHPELTGDHRVHGVFAEMVRASR, via the coding sequence GTGAATGACGTCACCATCGGCGTGCTCGCGCTGCAAGGCGATGTGCGCGAGCACGCCGCGTCCCTGGCCGCGGTCGGCGCCCGGGCCGTGCCGGTGCGCCGGGCTTCCGAGCTCGACGCGCTGGACGGCCTGGTCATACCGGGCGGCGAGTCCACCGCGATGTGGAAGCTGGCCACCGCGTTCGACCTGTTCGAGCCGATCCGCAAGCGGCTGTCCGAGGGCCTGCCCGCGTACGGCTCGTGCGCCGGCATGATCATGCTGGCCGATCACGTGCTGGACGCGGTCGAGGGCCAGCAGACCTTCGGCGGCATCGCCATCACGGTCCGGCGCAACGCGTTCGGGCGCCAGGTCGACTCCTTCGAGGGGCCGATCGACTTCGCCGGCATCGACGACCAGCTGCACGGGGTCTTCATCCGGGCGCCCTGGGTCGAGGCCGTGGACGAGGGCGCGTCCGGCGTCGAGGTGCTGGCGCGGGTCAGCGGCGCACCTGCTCCGGGCGGAGCCGGGAGCGCCACCGGCGAGGAGACCGCCCACCATCCGTTTGCGGGTAGGATCGTCGCCGTTCGGCAGGGGAACTTGCTGGCGACCTCGTTCCACCCGGAACTGACCGGGGACCACCGGGTCCACGGGGTGTTCGCGGAGATGGTCCGGGCGTCGCGCTGA
- the pdxS gene encoding pyridoxal 5'-phosphate synthase lyase subunit PdxS, with translation MSSNPTETAQAAPQLGTARVKRGMAEMLKGGVIMDVVTPEQAKIAEDAGAVAVMALERVPADIRKDGGVARMSDPDMIDGIISAVSIPVMAKARIGHFVEAQVLQSLGVDYIDESEVLTPADETHHVDKWAFTVPFVCGATNLGEALRRIAEGAAMIRSKGEAGTGNVVEATRHMRQIRAEIRRLGTLDESELYLAAKNLQAPYEIVAEVARTGKLPVVLFTAGGLATPADAAMMMQLGAEGVFVGSGIFKSGDPAKRAAAIVKATTFHDDPDVIAKVSRGLGEAMVGINCDTLPENERYANRGW, from the coding sequence GTGTCCAGCAACCCCACCGAAACCGCTCAAGCGGCTCCGCAGCTCGGCACCGCCCGGGTCAAGCGGGGCATGGCGGAGATGCTCAAGGGCGGCGTGATCATGGACGTGGTCACCCCCGAGCAGGCCAAGATCGCCGAGGACGCCGGCGCCGTGGCCGTCATGGCGCTCGAGCGGGTCCCGGCCGACATCCGCAAGGACGGCGGCGTCGCCCGCATGTCCGACCCGGACATGATCGACGGCATCATCAGCGCGGTCTCCATCCCGGTCATGGCCAAGGCCCGGATCGGCCACTTCGTCGAGGCGCAGGTGCTGCAGTCGCTCGGGGTGGACTACATCGACGAGTCCGAGGTGCTCACCCCGGCCGACGAGACCCACCACGTCGACAAGTGGGCCTTCACCGTCCCCTTCGTGTGCGGCGCGACCAACCTGGGCGAGGCGCTGCGCCGGATCGCCGAGGGCGCGGCGATGATCCGCTCCAAGGGCGAGGCCGGCACCGGCAACGTGGTCGAGGCCACCCGGCACATGCGCCAGATCCGCGCGGAGATCCGCCGCCTCGGCACCCTGGACGAGTCCGAGCTCTACCTGGCCGCCAAGAACCTGCAGGCGCCGTACGAGATCGTGGCCGAGGTGGCCCGGACCGGCAAGCTCCCGGTCGTGCTGTTCACCGCGGGCGGCCTGGCCACCCCGGCGGACGCGGCGATGATGATGCAGCTGGGCGCCGAGGGCGTGTTCGTCGGCTCCGGCATCTTCAAGTCCGGCGACCCGGCCAAGCGCGCCGCCGCGATCGTGAAGGCCACCACCTTCCACGACGACCCGGACGTGATCGCCAAGGTCTCCCGCGGCCTGGGCGAGGCCATGGTCGGCATCAACTGCGACACGCTGCCGGAGAACGAGCGCTACGCCAACCGCGGTTGGTGA
- a CDS encoding glycosyltransferase family 4 protein, whose amino-acid sequence MRIGVVCPYSLDVPGGVQNHVHDMADYLIKLGHEVSVLAPADDETELPPYVVSAGRAVPVPYNGSVARVNFGILSATRVRRWIHDGNFEVLHVHEPGTPSLSLLACWAANGPIVATFHTANPRSRAMIAGAPIVASAMEKINARIAVSEYARRTLVEHLGGDAVVIPNGVDVGFYAAQEPRPEWRTPAEHEADGGTIAFVGRFGEPRKGLSVLLEALPAIVEARPNTRLLVAGKGDADEAMRNVPDRLRRHVEFLGVVNDVDKARLFRSVDVYCAPNTGGESFGIILVEAMSAGTPVLASDLDAFSLVLEGGGAGVMYPNGDAAALAQAAIGLLGDPARREALRAAESRSVRRYDWSVVAADILSVYEMVTESTARVTAESGGMR is encoded by the coding sequence GTGAGGATCGGGGTCGTCTGCCCGTACTCCTTGGACGTGCCCGGGGGAGTGCAGAACCATGTCCACGACATGGCTGATTATCTGATCAAGCTGGGCCACGAGGTCTCCGTGCTCGCTCCCGCGGACGACGAGACCGAGCTGCCGCCGTACGTGGTCTCGGCCGGGCGCGCGGTGCCGGTGCCGTACAACGGCTCGGTCGCGCGGGTGAACTTCGGCATCCTGTCCGCGACCCGGGTGCGCCGGTGGATCCACGACGGCAACTTCGAGGTGCTGCACGTCCACGAGCCGGGCACACCTTCGCTCTCGCTGCTGGCCTGCTGGGCCGCCAACGGTCCGATCGTGGCGACCTTCCACACCGCGAACCCGCGCTCGCGCGCGATGATCGCCGGTGCGCCGATAGTCGCCTCCGCGATGGAGAAGATCAACGCCCGTATCGCGGTGAGCGAGTACGCGCGGCGGACGCTGGTGGAGCACCTGGGCGGAGACGCGGTGGTCATCCCCAACGGCGTCGACGTCGGCTTCTACGCCGCGCAGGAACCGCGCCCGGAGTGGCGCACCCCGGCCGAACACGAGGCCGACGGCGGCACCATCGCCTTCGTCGGACGCTTCGGCGAGCCGCGCAAGGGCCTGTCGGTGCTGCTCGAGGCGCTGCCCGCGATCGTCGAGGCCCGGCCGAACACGCGGCTGCTGGTGGCCGGGAAGGGCGACGCGGACGAAGCCATGCGCAACGTCCCGGACCGGCTGCGCCGGCACGTCGAGTTCCTCGGCGTGGTCAACGACGTGGACAAGGCCCGGCTGTTCCGGTCGGTCGACGTCTACTGCGCGCCGAACACCGGCGGCGAGTCCTTCGGCATCATCCTGGTCGAGGCGATGAGCGCCGGCACGCCGGTGCTGGCCAGCGACCTGGACGCGTTCTCGCTGGTGCTCGAGGGCGGCGGGGCCGGGGTGATGTACCCCAACGGCGACGCGGCCGCGCTCGCGCAGGCGGCGATCGGCCTCCTCGGCGACCCGGCCCGGCGCGAGGCGCTGCGGGCCGCCGAGTCCCGCTCGGTACGCCGCTACGACTGGTCCGTGGTCGCCGCCGACATCCTGTCCGTCTACGAGATGGTCACCGAGTCCACCGCGCGGGTGACCGCGGAGAGCGGCGGTATGCGATGA
- a CDS encoding phosphatidylinositol mannoside acyltransferase translates to MSDFKDELTYRAYATGWALVRRLPEKTAYGLFRTIADRSWRKRGKSVRRLESNLARVLGPDADEARIREVSKQGMRNYMRYYCDTFRLETWSKERMIATIEVENQQLLRDTLASGRGVVLALPHMGNWDHAGAWATTVADGFTTVAERLKPEKLYERYLRYRESIGMEVLPLTGGTGTFGALMRRLRSGGLVCLVAERDLTDSGVRVEFFGETTKLPAGPAALALSTGAALFPVTLWYEEDHLRAKVWPELKPPTEGTKPAKIAALCQSLADAFAEGIAEHPADWHMMQRLWLVDLDPARVPAASNGADAGSGPAQPATSSPGSAEGTR, encoded by the coding sequence GTGAGCGACTTCAAGGACGAACTGACCTACCGGGCGTATGCCACCGGCTGGGCCCTGGTGCGGCGCCTGCCGGAGAAGACGGCCTACGGCCTGTTCCGGACGATCGCCGACCGATCCTGGCGCAAGCGCGGCAAGAGCGTGCGCAGGCTGGAGTCGAATCTGGCACGGGTACTCGGCCCGGACGCCGACGAGGCCCGCATCCGCGAAGTGTCCAAGCAGGGCATGCGCAACTACATGCGCTACTACTGCGACACCTTCCGACTCGAGACCTGGTCGAAGGAGCGGATGATCGCCACCATCGAGGTGGAGAACCAGCAGCTGCTGCGGGACACGCTCGCGAGCGGCCGCGGCGTCGTGCTGGCCCTGCCGCACATGGGCAACTGGGACCACGCCGGAGCCTGGGCGACGACCGTGGCCGACGGGTTCACGACCGTGGCCGAGCGGCTCAAGCCGGAGAAGCTCTACGAGCGCTATCTGCGCTATCGCGAGTCGATCGGCATGGAGGTGCTGCCGCTGACCGGCGGCACCGGCACCTTCGGCGCCCTGATGCGCCGGCTGCGCTCCGGCGGCCTGGTCTGCCTGGTGGCGGAGCGGGACCTGACCGACAGCGGCGTGCGGGTGGAGTTCTTCGGCGAGACCACGAAGCTGCCGGCCGGCCCGGCCGCGCTGGCCCTGAGCACCGGCGCCGCGCTCTTCCCGGTCACCCTCTGGTACGAGGAGGACCACCTGCGCGCGAAGGTGTGGCCGGAACTCAAGCCGCCCACCGAGGGCACCAAGCCGGCGAAGATCGCCGCGCTGTGCCAGTCGCTCGCGGACGCCTTCGCGGAGGGCATCGCGGAGCATCCGGCCGACTGGCACATGATGCAGCGGCTGTGGCTGGTCGACCTCGACCCGGCGCGTGTCCCCGCGGCGTCGAACGGGGCGGACGCCGGCAGCGGCCCCGCGCAGCCGGCCACCTCGTCTCCAGGCTCGGCGGAAGGCACACGGTGA
- the pgsA gene encoding phosphatidylinositol phosphate synthase, whose amino-acid sequence MLNRYARAFFTRVLTPTARFLLRIGVGPDMVTLLGTLGVCACAVIFFPRGSFLVGTLSVTAFIFSDLLDGTMARLSGRTSKWGGFLDATLDRFGDSAIFGSLAYYFAVHHQLGMFLACGICLISGSITSYARAKAESLGFKCDIGYVERGERLVGSLVATGLAGLGVPFVQAIALWALAAGSTFTVVQRILYVRKQAVTLGLTGDVAAAVPEQETEQETL is encoded by the coding sequence ATGCTCAATCGCTACGCGCGGGCGTTCTTCACCCGCGTCCTGACGCCGACCGCGCGCTTTCTGCTGCGGATCGGCGTCGGCCCCGACATGGTCACCCTGCTCGGCACCCTGGGCGTGTGCGCCTGCGCGGTGATCTTCTTTCCGCGGGGCAGCTTCCTGGTGGGCACCCTCTCGGTCACCGCGTTCATCTTCTCCGACCTGCTCGACGGCACCATGGCGCGCCTCTCCGGCCGCACCAGCAAGTGGGGCGGGTTCCTGGACGCGACGCTCGACCGGTTCGGCGACTCGGCCATCTTCGGCTCGCTGGCCTACTACTTCGCCGTGCACCACCAGCTCGGGATGTTCCTGGCCTGCGGGATCTGCCTGATCTCCGGCTCGATCACCTCCTACGCCCGGGCCAAGGCGGAGTCGCTCGGCTTCAAGTGCGACATCGGCTACGTCGAGCGCGGCGAGCGGCTGGTCGGCTCCCTGGTGGCCACCGGCCTGGCCGGCCTCGGCGTGCCGTTCGTGCAGGCGATCGCGCTGTGGGCGCTGGCCGCCGGATCCACCTTCACGGTCGTGCAGCGGATCCTCTACGTGCGCAAGCAGGCCGTCACTCTGGGCCTGACCGGCGACGTCGCGGCCGCGGTGCCCGAACAGGAGACCGAGCAGGAGACGCTGTGA
- a CDS encoding elongation factor G-like protein EF-G2, with amino-acid sequence MSDKGGGHGGQAAAGSAHLSPARGAAIRNVVLVGHTGAGKTTLVEALLTSVGAIGRSGRVEDGNTVCDFEEIEHRLGRSVGLAAAPLLFDGIKVNLLDAPGYADFAGDLRAGLRAADAALFVVSAADGVDGSTQLLWEECAAVGLPRAVVVTKLDAARADFDEMVLICQRVFGDGVAPLYLPLLDDEEQVGGVIGLLSEQIFDYSSGERHAVEADPEHLELIEPSRNALIEGIIAESEDETLMDRYLGGEEIDVKVLVDDLETAVSRGHFYPVLPVSAVTGVGTTELLELITQGFPAPGEHLIPAVTTPDGEPKAPLVCDPDGPLVAEVVKTTSDPYVGRISLVRVFSGTLRPDTPVHVSGHGMALRGHPDHDVDEKVGALSSPLGKTQRPVEFAAAGDLVAVAKLGHAETGDTLSAKDDPALMEPWIMPDPLLPVAVAARAKSDEDKLAQALSRLVAEDPTLRLEINPETHQLVLWCLGEAHRDVLLDRLATRYGVAVETVAHRVSLRETFGSSTKGRGRHVKQSGGHGQYAICEIEVEPLPTGSGFEFVDKVVGGAVPRQFIPSVEKGVRTQMERGVLAGYPVVDLRVTLVDGKAHSVDSSDMAFQTAGALALKDAAAQGGKPALLEPVESVEVTLADEFVGAVLGDLSSRRGRVLGTEPVGGGRTVVRAEVPATGLARYPVELRSLSHGTGQFTREYLRHEAMPANLAAKVIEEIGE; translated from the coding sequence ATGTCGGACAAGGGTGGTGGCCACGGAGGCCAAGCGGCGGCCGGCAGCGCGCACCTGTCCCCTGCGCGAGGCGCGGCCATCCGCAACGTCGTCCTCGTGGGGCACACCGGAGCGGGCAAGACGACCCTGGTCGAGGCGCTGCTGACGAGCGTCGGGGCGATCGGCCGGTCCGGGCGGGTGGAGGACGGCAACACGGTCTGCGACTTCGAGGAGATCGAGCACCGGCTCGGGCGCTCGGTGGGCCTGGCGGCCGCGCCCCTGCTGTTCGACGGCATCAAGGTGAACCTGCTGGACGCGCCGGGCTACGCGGACTTCGCCGGCGACCTGCGGGCCGGTCTGCGGGCCGCGGACGCCGCCCTGTTCGTGGTCTCCGCGGCCGACGGGGTGGACGGCTCGACCCAGCTGCTGTGGGAGGAGTGCGCGGCGGTCGGCCTGCCCCGCGCGGTCGTGGTGACCAAGCTCGACGCGGCCCGCGCCGACTTCGACGAGATGGTGCTGATCTGCCAGCGCGTGTTCGGCGACGGCGTGGCCCCGCTCTACCTGCCCCTGCTCGACGACGAAGAGCAGGTCGGCGGCGTGATCGGACTGCTGAGCGAGCAGATCTTCGACTACAGCTCGGGCGAGCGGCACGCGGTCGAGGCGGACCCGGAGCACCTCGAGCTGATCGAGCCGTCCCGTAACGCGCTGATCGAGGGGATCATCGCGGAGAGCGAGGACGAGACGCTGATGGACCGTTACCTCGGCGGCGAGGAGATCGACGTCAAGGTACTGGTCGACGACCTGGAGACCGCGGTCTCGCGCGGCCACTTCTACCCGGTGCTGCCGGTCTCCGCGGTCACCGGCGTGGGCACCACCGAGTTGCTCGAGCTGATCACCCAGGGCTTCCCGGCGCCGGGCGAGCACCTGATCCCGGCCGTGACCACGCCGGACGGGGAGCCCAAGGCGCCGCTGGTGTGCGACCCGGATGGGCCACTGGTGGCCGAGGTGGTCAAGACGACTTCGGACCCGTACGTGGGCCGGATCTCGCTGGTGCGGGTCTTCTCCGGCACCCTGCGCCCGGACACCCCGGTGCACGTGTCCGGCCACGGCATGGCCCTGCGCGGCCATCCGGACCACGACGTGGACGAGAAGGTCGGCGCCCTCTCGAGCCCGCTGGGCAAGACGCAGCGGCCGGTGGAGTTCGCGGCGGCCGGCGACCTCGTGGCGGTGGCCAAGCTGGGGCACGCCGAGACCGGCGACACGCTCTCGGCGAAGGACGATCCGGCGCTGATGGAGCCGTGGATCATGCCGGACCCGCTGCTGCCGGTGGCCGTGGCCGCGCGGGCGAAGTCGGACGAGGACAAGCTGGCGCAGGCGCTGTCCCGGCTGGTGGCCGAGGACCCGACGCTGCGCCTGGAGATCAACCCGGAGACCCACCAGCTGGTGCTGTGGTGCCTCGGCGAGGCGCACCGTGACGTGCTGCTGGACCGGCTCGCCACCCGCTACGGCGTGGCGGTGGAGACGGTCGCGCACCGGGTCTCGCTGCGGGAGACCTTCGGCTCATCCACGAAGGGCCGGGGCCGGCACGTCAAGCAGTCCGGCGGGCACGGGCAGTATGCGATCTGCGAGATCGAGGTGGAGCCGCTGCCGACCGGCTCCGGCTTCGAGTTCGTGGACAAGGTGGTGGGCGGAGCCGTGCCGCGCCAGTTCATCCCGTCGGTGGAGAAGGGCGTGCGCACGCAGATGGAGCGCGGCGTGTTGGCCGGGTACCCGGTGGTGGACCTGCGGGTGACCCTGGTGGACGGCAAGGCGCACTCCGTGGACTCCTCGGACATGGCCTTCCAGACGGCCGGCGCGCTCGCGCTCAAGGACGCGGCGGCCCAGGGTGGGAAGCCGGCGCTGCTCGAGCCGGTGGAATCGGTCGAGGTCACACTTGCCGACGAGTTCGTGGGCGCGGTGCTGGGCGACCTGAGCAGCCGGCGCGGCCGGGTGCTGGGCACCGAGCCGGTCGGCGGCGGCCGCACCGTGGTGCGCGCGGAGGTCCCGGCGACGGGCCTGGCCCGGTACCCGGTGGAACTCAGGTCCCTGTCGCACGGGACCGGCCAGTTCACCCGGGAGTACCTGCGGCACGAGGCGATGCCCGCGAACCTGGCCGCCAAGGTGATCGAGGAGATCGGGGAGTAA